A stretch of DNA from Lycium ferocissimum isolate CSIRO_LF1 chromosome 4, AGI_CSIRO_Lferr_CH_V1, whole genome shotgun sequence:
aattagaaaagcaATAATACCTTGAGAGAGGTTTTTGAAGACTAGTTGAGAATAATTGATTAGATTTGAAATCAATGGGATGAAGGCTATGGATACAAAGAGGCCATCTTTTAAAGGTGTTATAACGGACTTTACACGAAATTGCCTAATGAACTAGCCTATGATAGGATGACACGTGTCCTACTGACTTTCTATATCATTATTTGAACCTTCACGCTAAGGTTACCTCTTTTTGTCCTTTCCTTTGATCGGTGGAGAAAAATTAGGTGCCGTTTGGATTGCAACTTCCTACAATTATTATCATTCCAACTTGAAGAATGTTAAAATCCAACTTGgagaatttttgtttttgttttaatcatGGATGAAATTCACTCGTCTGAtttactcaatttttttttttaaaaaaaaattataacaataATGTAGTTTAGTTTATCGAAGCAGAttagttattatttttattaaattactaATTAGTATTTGACACTTATTTGAGTTCTTGTTGCATCTTGAGAAATGCGAAAAATAAGTTTTCTTTGATCCCTTTCCAGATCCCACtttgtgagatttcactggATATGATGTTGTAGTAGTTGTTGCTGTTAATTAGTATTTGGGCCAAAATTTATAGCTGAAattaaattctaaatacacCTAAAAGTGCTAGGAGTatttttatgaaaagttaaaaacTTGAGCATCTCCAAAATTAGATCTACAATTATTTGCTTATATGAAACAAGATAGCCATCTCTTAGGTGACGTTTAACTTAAGGCACGAGtaataatttatattaaataaaaataatatataataatattgtCATCGCTAGCTTTATCAATTTTATGTGTGAACTATTACGGCCAAAAGAATTGATGTATCCATATATACAAACTTAAAACCAGAGAAGCTGGATTCAACATGATTATTACAGAGAATATATTGAGTCAATAATAAtctaattatataaatattttttagacgaataatatataaaactaaATTATTTAGCGCTGATTAAGGGTAATGCCTCTTATCATTTCACCGCACTAACTGATCTTAAAGGAGAGAATCCAAATATCTCATTTTACCGTAAATGCAAATCctagaaaacaagagaaaaaaagaaaagtaaattcAATAATCAAGTGCACACTTTTCTTGAACAAGATTTATTTGTTTGTGAAGATCTTTTtcctaaaattttcttttttcacttaaTATCATGTTTCGCCACAACAAAGGCGAGAGGTAATGTCGCATTTACTCCCGCTTGTGGGGATCGAGTGGCGGAGTCGAAATTTTTCGCAGGGTATCGaaatataaaagtaaattcGTGTCGATATGTAgtatatatactaaaaataaaaatttcctaGCTATACGGTGTAATTTTCGACGAAGGGTGTCGGTGTGACACTCATTATGTGGCTCGCCTCATGTGCAGTGAgatacattgggtatgttgttgttgttgttatcatgtttcGTCTCAATTAATACTTTTATTAATTTGTTGTAAAAACAATTTGAACGAAATCTTTATATTTAGTCTGCCTATCTTTTTTTTGCATTTAAAtgttataaaatattataagaaTGACGATATAATATTATTCAGCCATATTCTCATTATAAATTTAGTTAATTTCAAAtatcaatataaaaaaataacttgATAGACACGTCTGCTTATTTGGTTTTAGCATATCAAGTTCTTATTTCATGGAGTTTAAAGCAGACATTTAAACTTGTAGAAATGTAGAAAGGAAACCTTTGGTGACTTGGGAGAAGATGTATAAGCCAAGATCAGCTGGTGGATTTAACTTAATTGATTATTATATCTGAAATAGAGCTGCAATTTGTAAAGTCCCATGAGCAATAGCATTGAAGAAAGACACATTGTGGGTAACGTGTATCCATAGTTTCCACATCAAAGGGAAGCCACTAGAGGACACACCGGTTCCTAAACAAAGCATGCTGGCttgtttggaaattttttgaagCAGGGAAATGGTTTGGAAACCTAGACACTGTTGAGGAATTCAGGAAATACACTCAAAATAGGGTCTTGAGTATCAAGAAATCCTACATTACATTTCTTCCACAGTACCCTAAAGTTTCCTGGAAATTTCTCACAATGGGACAAGGCATAGTACCAAGATACCAATTTATTCTTTGGCTTGCCATTCAACAAAGACTAGTCACTGTGGATAGACTAAGCAAATGGGGCATTGTTGTTGACAAAGATTGTGTGGCTTTGTAATACAGCTCTTTACACATTTGCTCTTTGGATGCAGCTATTTTAAACTGACGTAGAGCTCATTGCTGAATTGGTTGCAATTATCCAGACAGGTTGGAAATTGGAATGGAGAACTTGAATGAGTATCCAAAAGAGCTCACAAGGGTCAGCCAGATCTTTGAAATACTGAGCTGATTATTTGTAGCTTGTGTGTCACGTCCCAAATTGGGGAATGTGCACGCGCCTACCCTTTTCccaacagttagctaacatatataaaagaagagaCTAAAAGCTAAACATGCTCATAATCAAGTATAAATCAACACAGTCtaaaaatagtatcacaagtacAGAAAGATCATCACCCGAATCATAGGCTATGATGAaacacctaaacacaagtctgccaagtttCTCACAATCcctcaaaatgatcaacaaacACAAGTACAACCCACGAATTCGATCAATAAATGCAAAAtgagatgataatgatgaatgcATATGTAGTGCAATGATACGCACAGGCTCCGGGCGGAATACCTTCACGtgtcgatagtcatgacccatgggggacctgcgAAGTCCCATGTACTTGCGCACGGagtcaatatatttatatatatatatatatatgtgtatgtgtgtgtgtgtgttgcggaacgtgcaacccggtccaaaatatgtataatatatgttgcgacccgatccaaatgtatgagtatgaaagcatgaatgatatcaatgccaagagaatctatcaatatcaattgtgccacacatggacacctatcacgagaatctatcaatatcaattttgccacacatggacacgtATCACAATATCATGAATAAATCACTTCCTTCCTCTACAAGACAATACCCAATAAATGAGAGATACGGTTTCACAATCATGATAAGGCAACTCAACATCAAGTCTAGTATCACAAACGTGGAAACAAGACAATAGATCACAAATTAACAACAAGGCAGCAAgacacaatcaaacaacaataccaacctaagtaatccatcccaacttcatacccaaaaggcgttacatgctttctccaataaTTACTAACTCtgcatatgcttcgctaaccgaagtctaaccataaggttaGCCGTAATCTAACTGGTAGCCGAGCGGGAGCCACAAACAAGCacacctttgccttgccttttcggAGAGCCttcaaatactcaaagtctatccatAATCGAACTCTAAGTTAGACAATAGGAAGAACACTACCCAAATCGCCAGACTATCTTTCGAATAAAAAATAACTATGGAAAAagggggaaacgggcccacaagggtaaaacgggtatttcaaaAGTGAAATCGATAACCCAatgttctagaagttcaattctactaatCAATTGCTAGATTAACTCAAGGATAGGTCAattcatcattcaagtcaaaaatcccaatttgggtataaactaactttcaatcttcaatttcatcaacaataatggaagattcaagcctattagttactaaatcatcaaattccatacttagattagtcaaatccaccaACAATTCTCATTTAGGAAGACTTAAACTCAaataatgaaatagacatcaaaaCCCATATTTTCTCTTAAGGTTTATAAAaattctagcatggattcaagcttaggaaaggTCAAGGAAAGAATTCTAGGTTAGGGAACTTACCACAAGAGAAATCAaccaagaactctttaaatcgCCTCAAAGATGCTTAGGAACAATAAATGAAGTGATAGGAAATGAAAGGTTTTAACTAGGCATTAAATAAGATTCTGCACCCGTCATTCACGCAAGCCGGCGACTGTCGGCTATGGCGGGCGGCCATGGCGTACCGGCCCCCCTGTCGCTGCCAAGAGTCCACCAAAACGGCTACCGCCCACCGTGGCGACTCTCCGCGATTCCCACGCACTGGCTGGCCGAGCGGACCGGATACGGCTAGAGCGGGTCGGCTACTGTACCAAGCGGTGTCCCGCATGGCGGGCACCGGACACCGAATTTCGGGTTTTCACATCTTAATCCCGAAATCGGACAATCGCCAGACCTCACGGATACGTATAATACATGCATTCACACGTAAAAACACGCTTGTTACGGACTCACCCGCGTGCCTCTCGACCccacggaggtctatttgaccggtCAACACCCGACCGCCAaatactaactttccaaccaataatcGAAACGACTTCCAAGTGCGCAAGGAGCCGTAACCGAACATCTGTCAAGTCACAATTGACCATTCGGACTGACAATTCAGGAACAATGtctgtttactcaaaagtcaactatttgTCAAACGTTTTTCACTTAAGGCTTTCACAAAAGACATCATGAATCTCACCTGATCACCTCGGAAACcgtaccacccatccccgcaggtcaaaatcatactaataggTCTTGGAAaagggtcaacgggggtaaatgggtcaaaagtgctataacgaccaaatgggttgTTACATCGTGTCTACCAAGACtgcaacatttgaaataaaAGGAATAAGAGGAGGTTCTCCCAGAAGTGCACGTTTACTACCATGAGATTGAGAGAGAGAGCCATCCAATTACCTATCAGGGGGCAACAGAAACCAAGTAGTTTGAATCTTTACCCTGTCTAGTTTTTCATTTGTAAATGTCGATAGATAGATTGTTTGATAGGAGTAAATCTGAGGTCTAGTTCTAGAGTCCAAACGGAACTAGCGGCTATGTGTATTTCACTtggttgaatgaaaattttacAGTTTGAccaaaaaagacatttaaacTTATACAATTGTATTTTTTCAAATCCTTTGATTGTTAATCAGGTAAATCATGCTTCTCATGCAAATCTGCAATTTGCTTGCACAAGCAATATATGAAATTCCATATAACTTTTTTAATAACTTTTTACAACTTCAATGGGGCATATAAAAAAGTTAGTTTGAAGTGACTACACTAACAACTTACGAGTATTTATGAACTGAATGATGAAAGTTACCTGCCcaacacaaaaataatattacatttttcttttaatcaaaaagaatgatatatttttatgtttagaaatcatttaactaaAACTTCctcttttacctttaatgaaatgatttaaatccatGTCAattatctatgacttgttttagaccacaagtttcaaagatctttcttttcttttttaaacttcgtgcctaaTCGAAACTTATATTACATAATTAGGACGGtagtaccttttagtaatataattatggaatttttattatagaaagtattataattcaattaattgaaaatatcaataaattattttacttagtccgcttctcccatatatgactttcaTGGTTTAGTTCTcgaattgaaagatttgaaatacaccttcttttttcatgccatcgtctcttctattttttaaaaatgctttcatgtgttagcatatattgtagtcttaaatttttaagtatagatctacttcatcattttaagaaaatatatgtatacattttttgaccttttttttttttttttttttttgcaattatcTCTATTTCATCCatgaatccttttttttttttaataactattatagaagagtggatCCACTCTTCTTAATAAAAAGTTATGTGAGTTCTTTGGCTCAAAAACTCGAATATAAAGCTTTTTAAGCCccaaagaaatataatttgtgttagtacaagtgtacaacaacaaccatatacgtTGTAGTCAGtagtgggtagttatataaaattttcattccactcctttaatattttaacttccattttgatgaaattatttaattcaaatcaaatttggaaccaggaatttgacattataacttatgtatcctaattttaaagttatttagttctaaataaataatgaacatagttaatgaacttttaagacaaatacataatttaacttgtaaaataatgctaattagggattaggggttcgaacatggatatggaaaaaaatctttggaggaagcgctccccgaATAGCGCGATGCGGTGCGAATTATCGGATTAATTCCCATATATCGAGACTcggaaaatcaaagaacgtgaaaaatgattaggaggttcgatagctttttgAAAAgcagactttaaaaacaaaaactaaaaaattgacataaataaataagattaggacctaaaagcaattaattaaagttttaaaaaatttgaaaattattgtactCAATAACGATAGGCTTTTGAAAAGTGagctttaaaaacaaaaaacaaaaaaattgacttaaataaataaaattaggatataaaaataattaatgaatttttttaaaatttgggaaattattgtgaggactacttcatcattttcttatatataatagtaatataactTAGGCCAATATCAAAAAATTGACCTTTGACTATTTTGAATTTAGGCCTCAAAATCATCTGTGATGCACTTTCCCTTCAGCATCTCCGAACTCCATAGAAATAACTTAGAACTTGGGTCTACTGTAAGCAGTCTATCACTTGTAAGTTCTTTCACATAATGGCTCCTGTTGCTCCTAGATCTGGCGATGCCATTTTCGCCAACGTTGAACGAGTGgtattttttccttcaatttattCCTCTAAAAAGTCTTCATTTTCTCTAAATTTTCTTTGTTGAATTCAGTAGTCAATGTTGCTctaattttgttaattttttttatcaatagaATGCTGAGCTTTTTACCCTAACGTACGGTGCAATCGTGCGACAACTGCTTACCGATCTAGAGGAAGTTGAAGAAGTCAACAAGCAACTTGATCAAATGTAAAATCCCTTTACCTAGTTTTTTTTTACCCGTCAAAAACTGTAGTTAGCATGTAATAATTTGTTTTTTAGCTTCTGTGTTTGTAGTAGTTGTTTTGTTAGTGTTGTCAGAGGCGGATCCAAGATTTAAATTCTGtgggttcaatcttaagatttttagtattgaatcaattatattttaaaaattatgggttcatatctcctatatattacaattttaataattttttacgcATAAATTTATGCTCCCTGTCGAAAGTTAGGAGATCAATTGAACCCCCACTTAATAGGCTAGATACGCCCCTGAGTGTTGTAAAACTTCAATTGAACTCCGTTTATGTGATTCGAGATAATGGAGGTTGAAGAGATCTACAAGCAGCTTGATCAAATGTAAATCCCTTTACCTAGTGTTTTTCTTCCCCccttcccccctccccccctcaAAAATTGTAGTTTTTATGTATTAGTTTGTTTTCTAGGTTTAGGTTGGTTTTAGCAGGAGGCGGATTCAGGATAGACACTTATTAAACTTGGTCTCTACTGTCAGTTGAACActtccaacttacaaaatgataaTCTAGACACCTGAACTCGTCTCCACTATGTAAGTTAAACACTCCAActttacaaaatgatcatctaagacacctccaaaatttatgtgccACGTCAACATCGGGTGTCCACGAGATACAGTGGGGACGAGTTTAGGTCTCTAGATGTGCATTCTCAAGTGTGGAGTGTTTAGTTGCCAGTTGAGTCCAAGTTAAGGTGTCTATCTATGTATTGTGCCTTGAGGATTCCTACTAcaacttttcaattttaagttaatatacaataatatttgagttcacaatcaaatatttatagatatctAGTGAatttcttatatatgtatatattctggTTCTATGAACCCGTAGATTCTCATCTAGATTCTCCCCTGGTTTTAGTTGTTTTGTTAGTGTTATAGAACGTTAAATTGAACTCCGTCTATGTGATCCGAAGCCAGGGGAGTTATCAAATGTAGATCCTTTACCTAGTTTTCTTCCCTCAAAAACTGTAGTTAAAATGTACTAATTTGTTTTCTAGGTTGTGGGTTGGATTTTGTGTTATACGACGTTCAATTGAACTCTGTCTATGTGATCCGAAACCCAGATAAAGGAGGGGAGTTATTAAATGTAGATCCTTTACCTTGTTTTCCCCCTCAAAACCTGTAGTTAACATGTACTAATTTGTTTTCTGGGTTGTGGGTTGGTAATAGTTGTTCTGCTAGTGTTGTAGaactttcacttgaacttcgtctATGTGATGCGGAGCCCAAATAAAGTAGGAGAGTTAAGGTTTGACTTAAAAAAATCCATTATCGATGAATCCTGTGAATGGATCCCAAGGACACAATACCCAAAGGTGTGgtctagtggtcaatgaagtgggttaagAACCATTAGTTCTCAGGTTCACTAGGTGATTTCCTTCCATCTATCAAAGCCTTGGTAGATAGAGTTTCCCGGTACGCATGCTGGTGAGAGGTAGCAAGTACCACATGGAATTAGTCAACATGCGTGCAAGTTTGCTTGGACATCACGGTTATAAGAAAAAGATCCCGAGGATGATTGAGGCATAGTTGATTGATATTGAATGGAATCGTCTGTGGcgatttaattcaattctattggcTCGGAAATACAAACTGAATTTTCATTGTTTAACTGAATTGCAGGGGTTATAACATTGGAATTCGGCTCATTGATGAGTTTCTGGCAAAGTCTAACGTTTCTAGGTGTATTGATTTCAAGGAAACAGCTGAAGTCATTGCCAAGGTCTCTGTCCCCCTCCAAGTTACATCTCATTTAAATGTGTGTTGGTTTATTATGGATTTTCAGTTTTATCTTGGATACTAGTTCCAAAATCCCTCGCAGGCCCATAGTCAATATAACACAGAGTTGTTCGAGAAAATCAGAAGGAATGATAAGGAAGTTTAAAGGTTACTAATGTGGTGGAGGTTAATGTGACAGTAGATTTGATTTGAACTAAGAATTGGGACAATTAGAATAACTTATCTTGCTCTGGAAGTTGCAATATGACACTTTGTGCCAAAATCTCTATTACTTAGACTAGTCTGGTGCAGTCAAACCTGAACAAGAAAGTACATAGAAAATTTGGTCAGGTTGATTGTAATCACTTGGACCCTTCTTTGTTTCTCTATCAAAGGGGATCATGTAAATGGTAGATTAAGTGAAAAGATAATGCAGACAGAACATCTAGCTTTTACAAAAATAGCTCTTTATTCTTTCAAGTAACTTTATGGTACAAAAACAAAGAGATGatcaaattagaaaagaaaaatgtatacaCACAGCATAACACACTTTTTGCGTtacttattcttttattttttgaaagtgaAAGATTTGTGCCGCCATTTCCCTTCATTCGAGTTGAGAAATATAATCAAGCAGAACAAAAGTTAGAAACTATGAGAGCAAGAGGAGAAAATGGGGATTTTGGgggtttttgggggggggggggtggagatTAGCTGAGGGGATGGTTTTTTAGAGGATGCGTGGAAGCATCGTGGATTTGCTCTAGGGTTTAAGGAAGAAGTGAGAAAAgattttcttaagaaaaaaggaaaagtagaAAATGAGAGGATGGCTGGTTGTTCTTTGCCCCTTTTTAGAGGATTGTTGTTACCCTTGGgatatgataatgatggatCTTTAGAgaaattttatattattagCTAATCCTCAACATAGTGAACATCTAATAAGGCTGGATAAGTTTTCTGGACCTTGGGTTATCAACAAAGTTTTCTGGACCTTAATTCACGTTCCGGATGTCTTATGGAGTGCATGTCTACAAACACATACAAGAAGTATGCAGCAGCAGACTGGTAATGGGTTTATGTCTAGCTCATGTTTCCTTCATTCTGTGAGGAAGTTTGTCTTTGGGATGTTTGAGTAATTAAAGTTGGGAATAATCTTTTAGTTGATTTTCTGGGTTGAGCAGATCATATGTTTGAGATGAACTCCTAGGCTTATAACTACCCATCATATTCTCAAGTTCGTTTTCTTTATACACTTTCGTTAATCATCCTTCTAAAAATGTCTGTGTGAAAATCTTGCTTTATGAAACATGATTTCTTACTGCTCATAATGAACAGGTTGGTCTCAAAATGTTCCTAGGTGTCACAGCAACTGTTGGCAATTGGGATGCTGAGGGAACATCATGCAGTCTTATTTTGGAGGACAACCCCTTGGTAGACTTTGTTGAGCTCCCCGATACTTGTCAAGGTCTATATTATTGTAACATCTTAAGTGGAGTAATCAGAGGAGCATTAGAGATGGTGAGCTTCCCCCTTGTATAGCATTTGCTAGTTACCAATTTTTACTTTATGATGGCCTCGCAcaacatatatgttttggttcacatctcttctctctctccctGAGAAGAAGACACCTCGCACttaagggtgtggcctagtggtcaatgaagtgggttaagAACCATGAGGTCCCAAGTTCAAATCCCAGTGGAGGTAAAAGCACTAGGCGATCTCTTCTCATCATCTGTCCAACCCTTGGTGGACAAAGTTACATGGTACCTGctgctggtgggaggtagcaggtgtcctgtggaattagtcgaggtgtgcGTAAATGAAagacacctcttatacatatcGACATGCGATGTCCTGATTTACTGTCGAGTTATAATAGGTGTCACTGAAGTGACTTGGCCTCTCTACTGAAATGGTGAATAGTATCCAAATGGAAGGGTGTTTTTCTAAGTGGAAACAGTATGGAGCTATGTTGCATTGTTTTCATTTTACTTTGCTTTCAAGGTGGCAAACTAGCAGTGCGTTATATTCCTTATCTGTTTCCTGTTATACTAAACTCAGACGAGTTTTCATGCAGTCTCCGTAACTAGAGAGTTGAAAGAAATCTTTGTAATCTATCTGAAATGGCTTCCCTTAGTCCATTAATAATTGTTGGCTGTTAGTAGGAGAGTTGCTGCTGGATATGAGAAGTCAtcttgtttcaatttgtttgagcCAAAATAAATGATCTCCttcttaatttgaaaataaattcactttatgaatgatttacagccacacaaattttcaaggcttattttgaactacaagttttaaaagccttcccctctttcttaaatgtcgtaaaatggttcatataaattgaaacggaggagtACTTTTTAATCTTCCTCAGTAAGGGTGGATAATTATTACGAACAGATGAAAATGGAGAGTGTTGCGTTTATTTTAACTAATTGTTGGATCACCAAATTTATCTCCATTTGCCCTGTGTTCAGGTGTCGATGAAAACTGAAGTCACGTGGGTCCGTGATATGCTTAGAGGAGATGATGCATTTGAGCTGCAGCTGAAACTGCTGAAGCAAGTTCCTGAGGAGTATCCTTACAAAGATGACGAGTAACAGCTGAAACTTATGAATATTGTATcgcttcttttatttctttctgtTCTGGAAATGTTAAGCTCTCTAAACCCTCTTTGTGATTAAACATTTCGTTCTAGTTTTACTTATGATTAGTGATTAGCTAATCCAAAATTTCGGTTGTCATGCTCTTGCGCACATTCTAAGTTCTTTAGTTCTTCTTCTGTCTTTTTCGTTTTATGAGATGTCTTTAAGTCTGATTTCCCCTGTTATGATAGAAGAACTATATGAAACTTTGCAAAGAAGCAGTCATTGAAGTTGAGAAGCTGATTTTCCTTGTTGTGATAGAAGAACTACTTTTAGTTGTTTTGCCGCTGCAGTCGTGGCTAAATTGATTTGAACATTGTCTTGCAATTTCATTTAAAGATGGTGTGTGCATGATATTAGAATGATGCTATATATGGATGTTCATGAAAATTTAGTGTTCACTATTGAATCTGAGTCCAAGATCAATGTTCATAGGGCACTGATTATAAGTTTGTGTGTCATCAAAAATTGGTTTTGTATGAAGTCGGTTGAGCCTTtgtgaggtctcaggttcaaagtCCAGCAGAGacaaaacactaggtgatttcttcacATCTGATCTAGCCTTTGTGGACAGAGTTACTTGATACTTGTTGCTTGTGGGAGGTGTCAGATATCCCGTGGAATTAGGCGAGGTGCACGCAAGCTGGCCGGAACCATGGctatcaaaaaaacaaaaa
This window harbors:
- the LOC132053197 gene encoding uncharacterized protein LOC132053197, which encodes MAPVAPRSGDAIFANVERVNAELFTLTYGAIVRQLLTDLEEVEEVNKQLDQMGYNIGIRLIDEFLAKSNVSRCIDFKETAEVIAKVGLKMFLGVTATVGNWDAEGTSCSLILEDNPLVDFVELPDTCQGLYYCNILSGVIRGALEMVSMKTEVTWVRDMLRGDDAFELQLKLLKQVPEEYPYKDDE